The region AGGCAAAAGAGAAGTGGGCGCAGAAGTTTGACAATTTCACGCAGAAGTACAATCTTAGTAAAGCTGAGCTGGTGAACTTTCTGAGGGATTATGAAGACGCCAACGTTGCTGGGATCCGTGTTGATCACATTCGACCACGCTGGGATTTTACTGGAGCTTTTTATTTTGCGGGGACGGTGGTTTCAACTATAGGTAAGTTGGTAAAGTGTAGGGAAAATAAAAACGTGGGATGCCACCACTTTTAACCTTACGGTGAAAAATAATTGTatgatcctatatatatatatatatatataattgatatatatattatatatatatatatatatatatatatatatataggggagaccggggacagttgtaacacaggacggttgtaacaccttgaatttctccaatcagaagcaagctagAATGCCATCAGTTACTCGACGCATGCTCAGTTTATGTCTCTAGCTGTGGAAGCGCCCTGAGATTTTATCTACATCAATGGATTTTTAACCTAGTAGtaaatttttttccccactttccTTTTTTATGATCTATATCTTTGTTATCCAGTTTATGGATCCATGCTTTTAGCATTCTCATCCCTAATCTCTGTACTTACAATTGGCACAATTGGttgctcttagttttgttgtttcttactGGAACATAAAGTTTAGTAATGGCTCTCTGGGTTGGGACACGTGTTGTAATACGTGTTACAATTGCCCCCATAGACCAATAGCTGAACTACAGTATTATCTGGGCACATGAATCCTGCAcctaaggaaaaaaaatgttcatatgTCACAATTGTGACTCAGAGTGACATATTCTTGCTTGATAAGGCCTGTAATTTTAGGGATGTTAAAACGTTTTAAaagtatgacaaaaaaaaaaaattgccttatgtgaaatattttatttttcaaaaagatGTTCAgtttttgggttaaataaaaacaaacatatttgcttcatttgaaaattgattttattcaataaaatattCAATTCTTGAGTTCAATGAAATgtgctgttgtttatttaattatacttcacagaatgttacatctgacCCTACCCCCTGTTACAAATGACAATGACAATGGGGTCAAATGTAACATCGGAAACCTTACATTTCAAGTCCTCTTGTCATATGTATATCAGCTCTTAAAGCATGATAACTATAGGGATTGGTAGAGGACAGGTGTAAGTTGTTTgtatcaaagtctggtcaaactagctCAAACCATCTGTGTGTAATGaagagaaaggtaaaaaaaaaaaaaaaaatgttacaactgcCCCCAGTTGTATATATCTAAAAATTATATGTATAGTATATGTAATGTAAAGTACATTGCACAATTTAAGTACTGCTAATAACTAAAAGGAACTTTATACGTCTATATCTGTATCCTGCTAATTTTATAATTTTCTATGCAAATGTATTTGGAGCTGAGGAGGAAATCCTGTGTTGTGAATATATTCAGATAATGTAAAGTGACATTTCAGCTGCCTGCCTTCTTTGTTTCCCCTTTTCTTCCACCACATGTTAAATTACATGCGATCTTTTGTGGAGTCACTGGCAGCACAGTAACTTTAGATAAAAGACAAAGAGAACAAGCAAGAATGTTGTCATCTAAAAGATGCACTACATGTATTCACTGTGTTTATAGGAGATAAATATACAAGCAAACAACCTCTAGAGGCAGTTCCTATCAATCAGCATTCAGTAAATTTAGTAAAACAACAATTATATTCTGCAAATATTTGtccttttcttttactttgctAGTGTAATTAATGTAGCTATATCCTCTCATTTGGCATAAGTAAGAATTCATTTGCCAATGAGAAGCTAGTATTATCTCTAAAATTAGGAGAGTAGGCTACTTTATTGGGATTGAATTGAATGCaatttgaaatctatcacacttCTTTCCTTTTCACAAATGAAACAAACTGACAGACCTGTTGAGATCTGAAACAAAAGGTATGATGTACAGTGTGTGGTTTGATTTTTTCATATTGAACTACATGTTACTATGCCTTTGTCTGTTATAATGATTGTGTGACCGTGCATTGTTTTGCCGCTATTTTTAGGCATACACGTCGATCAGAGAAAGCAGAGTTAATGTTCATTCCTTTTTGGTGCTCATCAAAGGTGCAGGATTGGCAGAACCGGAGTTGAAATCCTCAGTACAGGATATTGCAATGCAATGTAAGCTTCACACGTTATCCCCCAAGCATATCCCAATGTCATTAAGGGGGAGAGAGCAGATTTCTTCAAGTTCAATTGATCGTTGGCCCAACTAATCAATGACAATTGTGCCAACCTGTGAGTTTTGTGATGTAGATTATAGTTAAGCTAGCAAACTAATTTGAATACTAATGTTTTCCTTAAATGAGCTTAGAAGTATTAAGTGCAAAAGGCAATCAATTAAGATAAATTCCAATCAGCGACATAGATTACTAATGTATTTAAAACCAGTTCAAAAttcacataaaataattaaataaacaatgcataatTTGATCATTTACATGTGTGTTACTACTGTATTTGTAAGCTTACATTCTTGCAGgtaccttttttaaaacaaaattttgcTTCTGTAAACTGGGCATTTTGATTTTAATCAATGCACATGTGTACCTGTTTGGGTACAGGGTCACACTGGAATGAAGAGCTGTGTGGTCCGGctgtctttaaaaacacaaaccagtTCCATTTTATTTATCTCGAAGTGCTTGCAGGTGTTCACTTAAATAATTGATACTTAATGATGGATTCAATTACAAACTACAGAGCTGCTTCAGTGTATTATTCCCATGTGTAATGTCATATTTAATGGGCCCTCAGTGGATCTGACCATGCTAAGTTCCTGATGTGTCTGGCTGGGGTCTCACTGGCAGTGCAGTCTTTGCTGTCCAGTAGTGTAAGGGAGGAAACCCTGAGGATTCGATGATCCCTGCTGCTCAAGCACCCAGTGATTTCAGGCAAGGAATCCCCCAGATGGACCCTTTCCTCCAGGGTTCAATAGCTTGATTTCCTCCGTTGCTAAGATTTGAAAGGTGAACAGAGGTGTTACAATGTACAAATCAACCTTTTTTACATATATGTACCAGCAAAATGAGTAAGGGCTCTACTAATCAGCAACTGACCACTGAAGAAGCAACATGTCTACAAGATTAAGTGATACAAATTAGTCTAACAAAATGAATTACAACTTTAATGGTTAGTTATCCTATTTGATTTGATTAGACTGATTCATATAGTCCTCGACTACATTTTATGGTAAAGAGATTGTAATGCTACACCACAAGATGTGTTCTTGCATAAAACACTGCAACATGTGAATAAGAAAAGAGATGTACTGCACTGTTTTAAATGCAGAAggcatatctttaaaaaaaatatttatttcctgTACCAATTCTTGCGACCCTCTCATCTCATGCACCAATACTCTAATCAGTGATAATGATAAGATATCAACGCATCTCCCCAGTGTTGAGGAAACCTAATGAATGCAAAGCAAGCAGGCTTGAATAAAGATTTAGATTAACATGCTTGCACCCTGAAGAAATGAAAAACTACAGCAACAACTCAGCCACCTAAATGCATACTTTTACTTAGTGGTTGACATGTATTTAACTGTGGAAGCCTGAACACACAGTTCACTTTGGATAATGATTTCAAATACATGAAATATCAGGTCCTGCTTTCCCATTTTAACATGCCAATTACAATGTAGCATAGGCATTGATCATTTTACAGTAACTTCTTACAAAAGGGTCACAGATTGCTAAGGTTGTGCTCTGAAAGCTGTGCAATCTATATTTTTGTTCTTTCCATATAGTAGAGAACTGGATCTCAAATCAGTAAACTATCAATAGTCAATGTAATCTAGAAATGCCTTGTTAATTTTTCCTACACCCTGACAATAGCTTTGACAGTTCTCCTAATGTATTCAGGATTCTgaattcattttcatttacatttgtttCCTATACACAGTGAACTGCTCTGGAAtgtcctgtttttcttttctatcaGCCCTGCAATCTTAGCATCAGTCTTGTTGCAGACGGATTATTGTGTGCTGTCTAACACATCATGCTTTTACAGTAGTTACTGAATCTTATGCCATAGATTTTATTGTGCACTGTCATATTTCTAAGCAGAGTTTTTTGTGTTGCAGTGGActctacatgtttgttttttcccttgGCCAATTAATGTAGCTGAAATATATGACCAAATCTGACACAGGAAGGTGTACTTTGCATACAGGAAGAGAGATGCATAAAATACCTTAACAGCTGTATTATGTATGCTAGTTTCAGATGACAGAAACACAATAATGATAACTgtgattattaataaaaatgttcattacaataaataatcgatatacaaaaaaaatcaataaaatcactGTAATCGATTAATGTGCCATCCCTTAAAGTAATATGTTCAAAGGATCCCTTCATTTTAAGAATCAACATGCGTAATACTGTATTTGAATGTACTTCATACAGTAGGTCTAATAGCCAGCCTTGCATTAACTTTTGTTCGGTTATTAACATCTCTGCATTTATTGCTTAACAGAGCATGAGTTGTTGTTAAAGGCTTTGTTCTATTGCTAGATATTTCCTTGCTGTCACAGATTGCATTGATGGTGCAAACAAGGGAAGAAGACACTTACAGGGGATTTTAAAGTTTGAAAGTAGTCAGTCAGTACACACAGCAGCCCACACACTCAGCGTAGAAAAAATAGCTGTATTGACCATGGGAACGTTTATTTAAGGTTCCAGCTCTCTTATGCATGATACATTGGTTACTTTATTAATAACTgcctgtatatactgtatcaatATCTAATTTATTCAGGGCTGGCTTAGCTACTTAACATGGGGACGCTTCTGTTCTCTCAGTCTGTAAGGGAAAAGAAggagcttcaaagcagcagcgaTCTACTGGGAATTCATCGTGTGTTGTGTAGGCAATGTACATTGTGGGACTGTATAATGTTTATGGTAATTAGCTTCAAACAGACACAGTACAGAGAATGAATAACAACAGTCCAGCAACTGGAAGATTAGAAAGAAAACCAGTGGACTGAAATATTAAAGTTGCCAGAGTCATTGATTCCAGTGAACAGGTTTTGATGCAAACTAATTACACCGGGATTGGAAGGGATTCTTGGAAACAtcaacatgtacagtacaataaaatcagataGAAGAGCATTCATTACATTTCTCTTCATTCATGGAAACTTGTGCGGCCTAATTAATCCTCTTACTCTTAAAGAAGGATCTCAGAATAGGTACTGGTAATCCACCTTTCTCAAGCTTGGTCAGAGTGCGAGTGCAAATGAGCAGTAATTTATGAAAATTCAGAGGATAGAAAATATTCCTTTCAACTCCTTTAAGTGTCATTTTGCTATTCAGGGGAGGCTGTTTGGTGTTTCTTTTGCGTGGGTGTGTCACTTCAAAATGTAAAGGTGTAATGCTTGAGACTTAAGGTGATCAGAGAGTTTTATTCATAAGCTACCCGCCTTCTAGTTTCAAATGAGGTTTTATGTTTAttagtagaagaaaaaaaacaaatgttaccaTAGAAGGGTTTTTTCCTTGCTCACAGCCATTGCCATTCATTCTGTGCTGACCATTTGCTTCATTCATTGTAGGCTGGATTATATTTATTAGGATTAGGAAGTTGATGTTGTTAAGGTCAATTACACAAGCTCTGTGATAACTCAAGGGAGTTGGATTTTGTTGTAAGTAGAATTTGCAATTCTCGTGTCACAGGTGGTTTGGCTAGAATTTTAGAACAGTCCCTGCTAGGGTGGAACAggggttaaaaaaacaattagaataGGAACCCATGCCAATTCATATCATGCTTGTGTGCTTCCAGGCCAGTTTATGTATTCCTCTACCAATGACGAGGAAACCCTGATGAATACCAGTTATAGCCACTGCAAAAGCCGTGGTGAGGGGGTGGTGGTGTTTCGCATCTCAAGGCTTCCAGACATTTGCAATGGAAATTTTCCTTTGTTAAGGCTATTGTCATGTCTATCAGTGTAGGAAGCTGTGGATTGAAtgacatgtatgtatgtatgtattaaatatttcatatttaaattttaTACTGTTGTATGTTCTCTTCATAACTCTTTTAAACCCTTGGCCTACAGAAAACATCTGTGcctttcttgtttttcttccatAAAATAAGTACCAGTAATAGTGTTCTGTGCCCTGTTGGTATTATTAAGGGCCTGCATGTATAAATCTACTGCTCCACTGACACCAGATATTTGCCCCAGAGCCTAGTTCAATTTGGCAGATCATCACTTTCTTGTTAATGTTCCTTTCTGACACCACATATAATGAGACTGAAGCACTGCAGCTTTTTtccctgtgtttttctttttctaaatagGCTAAAAAAATACTTATTCCATCCCTATGTGTTCCACAGTGGGAAAACTGACTTTTATTATGTGAGTCTTTATTTCGTTCCATTTTattatgggggggtgggggggggttatgCCTTGTCGTCTCTGTCAGGCAATGAATAGGTTTATAAGGGAATCTGCTCCACAAACTACTTCTCATTTACATTCAACAGTAATGGTATTAAATAcctgtatttttcaataaatataaaGTTTGTGAAAGGATTATTCAGGTATAGGGTTGTATCTTCCACCATTCTTATCATCCTTGCCAGTTGTTCCTGCAGTAGTACATAAATTCAATAACCAACCAGAGGATATGACTAACAGTAAcgcttataaaaaatatatatggagaGTTTTTATGTCATCTCTGTGTAACAGGCAGtttatacattgtaattacatatactgtacagcatgtgaAATGAGATCATGGGTTTTGAGCCCAGAAAAAGCTTTTCTCCAATCGGGATGAATTCCCAGTTTGGTAACTGCTAGGTTGCTTCTTATTTCACAGTCTACTCTTTTCAGCAGAGATTCTAACTCAGTGGGAGATAATCTCAGGTTCAAACCCTGTTACCAGCGCAGTCTCATATCAGTTAATCCAAAAAGTTACACATTTACCTTTAGATTTAGAGTTGCCCATTGAGATGTCAGCAGTCATCAGTAAGGTTGAAATAGGGCCATGGTCATTGTCGTCAATGGCAATATGAAGCTAAATATGTCTGAAACTAATATGCTGTTTTTATCCACATTGCCTCCTGAACAGAAATTAACTGCAGGAGAGGAATACTGTTCTCTTAAGATAATTCTCGCCTCAccgatataaataataatttgatattgTTTCGATGTGATTGTGCATGACTGTCTGCTGTTTCTGGAAGCATGTAAACTTCATCTGCCTGTGagacaattttctttttaaagcttaAAAGAAACTTATGAACTGCTAATACCAGCCATGATGTTTATTTGAGTgagatggtttaaaaaaaaaatgaaggaggGATGCCTGTAAAACATTACTTTTGCTTTCTAAAAGTAGATTATTGCTTAACGTCTCTACTTAAAAATGAGTTTACTTGTGACattctcatttttaaataaatccattaaacTGTGAAACTTACAATATTGTGTCTAATTAATGAACAATTTGGGACCATTATAAGTTAGCCATTTGGCAGGGATAAAGTCTTAATGATGTtaatttcaacacattttttacCATCCTTATCCTTTTACACTTTGCAGGATTTGGAATGACCACACCTGCAACGATTGGAGGGAAGATATTCCTGATATTTTATGGCCTTATCGGATGTGCAGCTACCATTCTGTTCTTTAACCTGTTTCTAGAACGTCTGATCACGGTCTTGGCATACATCCTCAAGGCATGCTACGAGAGGCAGCGACGGTGGAAAGGGGGAATGCCCCAGGACAACAGAAGGAACTCAGAAGGGCGGGACAGCCTTGCTGGCTGGAAGCCCTCTGTTTATTATGTCATGCTCATCCTGTGTGTGGCAGCCATTATCATCTCCTGTTGTGCCTCTGCCATGTACACGGACATTGAGGGCTGGACTTACTTTGACTCACTTTATTTCTGCTTTGTGGCGTTTAGCACCATTGGGTTTGGGGATCTGGTCAGCAGCCAACACATGAGGTACGAGAACCAAAGCCTCTACAGGTTGGGTAATTTTGTCTTCATCCTCATGGGGGTCTGTTGCATTTACTCTTTATTTAACGTTATATCCATTGTTATAAAGCAGATTCTGAACTGGATTTTAAAGAAGCTAGACTGCCGCTGCTGCCATCGGTGCCGACGAAAAGTGTTCAGGTCTCGAAGGAACGTCGTGATGCCTGGTAACTTCCGGAACAGGCGGAATAATTCCATTGAAACAGACATAATCCATGAGAGCGAGACTGACGGCCGCAGAATGTCTGGTGAGATGATCTCAATGAAGGACTTCTTGGCTGCTAACAAGGTGTCCCTGGCCATCATGCAGAAGCAGCTTTCAGAGACAGCCAATGGTAATCCAAGGCAATCAGGCTCCAACTCTCAACACAATGGCTTTTCAGAGGGAGTAGGGGCCCTGGCAATCATGAACAACAGATTGGCAGAGACCAGTGTTGACAGGTGATAAATGTGCAACATATGGAAATTATACCTGAAGTATAATGTCAAATCTTTATCCACAACATTCTCTAAATGAATCCAAAGGCACCTCATGGCTGGCCttgtcttatttatttgtttgtttttttgcactttttgtttttttcttgaaagaTCCAGCTTCTTCCCTATGATTTTTCCATGATAAAGCTCAGAGATTGAATTTGAAGAGATGATAAACCAGGAGATTTTTCAGTCTTTGTTATGTCCACTGCAGTGGCTAACCTGTGACCCTCCAGAGGTGATAGGCTAGATAATTAATCCACTGTGCCACATGGTTCATGTTAATTTGAGGGGACAGGCTTATTCAGAATATGATGATGAATTTTAAAAATGACCATGTAGTCAGCTAGTTATCATgctgtaaatgtttctctttttgtatGAGGAAAGTCTTGCAGAGGATCGTTATCATTCCCATTATAATACACCATGCCAGCTTTTTAACATTTAACCTCTCCTGCAGCACAAATCATTGCCTGAATAGATAAAGGCACCAGAAAATAAATTGAGATGATTACAGGTTTTAGCTATTTTCCGATTACTTTGTGTCAGATTGCTTCATTTTGTACCACCTCCTTTAAAGTTAGCAGAATTCTCTGtgactttataaataaaaatcgatttcaataacaaacattATTGGAATCTTTTAAAGAAATACTGTGTATTGACTTGAATGAGATGGCAAATTCTGTTAGCTAATATGTGGtgtatacaaacaaaacggaGTAAAACAGTTGAGAAACATTGAATTGATTAGCTCTGTAAGAACGATCTGTAAGTACTAGTGCTTGGTGTCTCCACCTGCGAGATTTCAAAGCACTGACTTTATAGACCCactctgtacaaaaaaataacaattaaaacaatagacTGTGTATGATTTTTGAAATTAGATTTACTTCAGCTGGGCAGAATTATCAATATGATCCTGAAGAGAGAAGCTGCTTTATACAATACTGTGG is a window of Polyodon spathula isolate WHYD16114869_AA chromosome 12, ASM1765450v1, whole genome shotgun sequence DNA encoding:
- the LOC121323872 gene encoding potassium channel subfamily K member 13-like — its product is MACRCCCCCSFGPLNEDNARFFLLALLIILYLLCGAAVFSALEQPKEKQAKEKWAQKFDNFTQKYNLSKAELVNFLRDYEDANVAGIRVDHIRPRWDFTGAFYFAGTVVSTIGFGMTTPATIGGKIFLIFYGLIGCAATILFFNLFLERLITVLAYILKACYERQRRWKGGMPQDNRRNSEGRDSLAGWKPSVYYVMLILCVAAIIISCCASAMYTDIEGWTYFDSLYFCFVAFSTIGFGDLVSSQHMRYENQSLYRLGNFVFILMGVCCIYSLFNVISIVIKQILNWILKKLDCRCCHRCRRKVFRSRRNVVMPGNFRNRRNNSIETDIIHESETDGRRMSGEMISMKDFLAANKVSLAIMQKQLSETANGNPRQSGSNSQHNGFSEGVGALAIMNNRLAETSVDR